Below is a window of Syntrophomonas wolfei subsp. wolfei str. Goettingen G311 DNA.
CTGTCATCGGAAGACCAGCTTATGTTCTGCTTGCTATTTTCCGGGATTAGAGTAGCTTTTAAAGTTTCGCTATTGCCTTCTGTAATCGTGGTGCTGGCTTTGTTCAGTTTTATTCCTTCTATCCTGGCCAGGACTTCCACCGTACAGCTGGCAGTTTTTCCCCCTTCTGAAGTAGTTGCCGTAATTATAGCTTGCCCCGGGGCTACCGGGGTTACCAGTCCGGTATAGTCAACCCTGGCTACTTCAGTATCGCTGGAATTCCAGTAGACATAGGGATTACTAGCGTAGGAGGGTTGCACCGTTGCTGCTAGTTTTTGAGCAGGGCCGTTTACTTCCAGGGTTAAACTACTTTTATCCAGGGTTACTCCGCTTACCGGGTACCACGGGGGTGGGGGAGAAGGCCTCGCGTTAACAGTTACACTGATACTGGTAGTCAGGGGTACGCTATTGGGATTTACTACCCCCGTCGGAAGAGTTACGGTTCCGCTTACGGTGAAGGTCTGCTCGGTAGTTACAGCCGGGTTATAGGAACAGGCGGCTACATCCCAGCTTACATCGGCCTCTGCATTTCCGCCATTGGTAACCAGGGTCACTTTGGCCGGCAGTCCCAGGGCTGCCGCTGTCTTGTCGGCGCCGTTGGCTATGCCGGTTATAGCAGAAGGTGCGGTAATGCTTATCAGGGCTTTATCTGTCGATATCGTATCCAATATGGTGATAATCAGTGTTGCCGCATTGCCCTTATTAAACTCCACCGTCAGCGCCAGCGCGCTGGTTTCCTGGGTTGCCAGGTATTCCTTCTTAATGGTCAGGGTATTACCTTGTATGACATAATCAGCATTTGCTGTTAAAGTCGCATTACCTTGTTTAACTACAGTTACACTAGTAGCCGAGTTCCAGTTAATAGTGGTAGATACATCAGCCGGGGCTTCCAAATTTTTGTTAAATGTTATGGTAGTGGGATTGATGGTAGCACTTACTATTGGTATTGCTTCCACTGCAACAATTACGGTTACCGCCTTGGTCGGCATGGTGAAGGTGTATCTGCTGCCTGCTGTTACTTCGGTTGTTGTTACTGCTCCACCGTCGGTATCGGTAACAGTGATGGACTTGAACTGTTTGCCCGGTTCTATACCATCTATGCTAACGGTTACGGTTTCTCCTGCTGCCGCTTCGGTAACCGGGTTAGTTGTTATAGTTGCTGTCCCGCCTACTACATTAGCTACAGTTATAGAATATTTGGTTGCTGGTGTAGTGTAAGGGGGATTATTTTTCAAGAAAGGATAACCGTCGTTCATGCTGTCATCAATATTCCAAACATTTGTAAAATCCCAATCTACATAAGTTCCTTGCAACTTCATATCTGTTGTAATTTTGCCTATTCCGGCGGCAGAGGAATCTCTCCCTGATGTAGTAGTGTCCCAATAACTTTTTTTAACGTTTTCAGCGTTATAATTTGTCGCCACTAATCCACCAACAAAATGATCGCCGTGCACTGCACCCCTAGCGTAAGAGTTATTAATCGTACCCAAATTATATCCCACCAGCCCGCCACAATCATTTGCTTTAACAATACCCGCAGCGTAAGAATTAGCAATATTACCTTGATTATATCCTACCAGTCCACCCGCCTTTTCTATACCCGTTACATCACCGGTGGCGTAGGAGTTAGTTATCGTACCATAATTATATCCCACCAGCCCGCCGACATTGTAACCACCGGTAACATTTATTTTCCTCAGTTTTACATTCTTAATTTGGGCAGTATTCTTGGTAAAACCAAACAAACCTACACCCCCCCCCGAACTCCGTTTGATAGTCAGGTTGCTGATGGTTTTACCGTTACCGTTAAATGTACCCTTAAATTCAAAACCCTCCTCGCCGATGGGCTTCCAACCTTCATTAGCGTTATAAGGCGCAACATTCAGGTCGATATCTGCTGTCTGTATAAAATGCTTATCAAGGTAATTCCTCACATGGTCAAGTTGTTCCGGCGTGGCTATCTGATAAGGATTATCCACGCTGCCATCACCGCCGGCAAACATTACTACATATGCAAATGTGGATACCGGGCTATTATCCAGGCCATCCTTTACCGCAATAGCTTTAATAATCGTATTTGAACTTATTTCTATCGCAGACGTATACTGAGGGCTACCAGTTGTGGGCTGGCTATTATCCGTAGTATAGTAAATCGTTGCTCCTTCGGTTGCAGTAAATAAGGTAATATTTTGCGTTCCAATATAAGTTCCCGCTGGTGGATTAGCACTTGGAGCAGCTGCAATTGGTGTATTATCTTTCAGGAATGGATAGCCTTTGTTCTTGCCCGCCTCAAGGCTCCAAGTATTTGTAAAATCCCAACCTACATAAGTTCCCGGAAGTTTCATCTCTTCTGTGGTTTTGCCTTCGCCGCCGGCAGATGAATTCATCCCTGAGGTATCTATGTCCCAATAACTGTTGGAGACGAACCTTATGTCGGGAGTTGTTTCTCCCACCAGACCACCGACAAGTTGTGTACCTGTTACAGCACCCGTAGTAAAAGAGTTGGTAATCGTACCATAGTAATTGGATCCCACCAGACCACCGATATAATTTGTGCCGGTTACGGCACACTTGGCATAAGAGTCGGTAATCGTACCATAGTAATAGGATCCCACCAGACCACCGACAAGTTGTGTACCTGTTACAGCACCCGTAGTAAAAGAGTTGGTAATCGTACCATAGTAATTGAATCCCACCAGACCACCGACAAGTTTATTTGTACCTTTAACAATACCCGCCGCGTAAGAATTAGCAATAGTACCTGCATTATATCCCACCAGTCCGCCGACCCTGGTTTGACCTTTTATATCTATATTATTGAGCTTTATATTCTTAATTTTGGCAGTATCCCCGGTACTACCAAATAAACCTATGTGATCCGTAGTACTCCGATTAATAGTAAGGTTGCTGATGATCCTACCGTTGCCGTCGAATGTGCCGGTAAATAAAGAGGATCCATTGCCGATGGGCTCCCAACCCTCACCCTCATTATAAGGCGTAACACCCAGATCGATATCTGCTGTCTGTATGAAATGCTTATCCAAATGCTTGCGCACGTTGTTGAGTTGTTCCGGTGTGGCTACCTGATAGGGATCTGCTTCAGTGCCGCTGCCGCCGGCGAAAAAGAAATATTCAAAGGTGGATATTAGGCTATTATCCATACCATCTTTTACCGCAATAGCTTTAATGATCGTATTTGAGCTTACTTCTATCGCAGTCGTATACTGATGGCTACTGGTTGTTGGCTCACTGTTATCCGTAGTATAGTAAATCGTTGCTCCTCCGGTTGCGGTAGCTAAGGTAACGTTTTGGGTTCCAATATAAGTTCCCGCTGGTGGATTAGCACTTGGAGCAGCTGCTGCATTGTATAACAAGAACGGATAGCCGTTGTTCCTGGTGCCTTCAATACCCCAAATATCCTTGAAATCCCAACCCACGTAGGTTTCCGGCAGTTTCATCTCTGCTGTGGTTTTGCCTTCGCCCCCGGCAGATGATTTCATCCCTGAGGTATCTATGTCCCAATAACTGTTGGAGACGACATCGTCCTGATGATTTACTCCCACCAGGCCACCAGCGTTTATCCCCGTCACCGCACCGGTGGCGTAGGAATTGGTGATCGTACCAAAATTGTCCCCCACCAGTCCGCCGGCAGTACTTGTGCCAGCGGTCACCGCACCGGTGGCGTAGGCCTCACTGATCATACCATTATCATTGAGGCCTACTAGTCCGCCGACCTGATTTGTACCGTTTACGGTAGCCGTAGCATAAGAATTGGTGATCGTGCCATAGAAAGTTTGTCCCACCAGTCCGCCGACATACTTTGAACCCTTCACGGTACCGGTGGCGTAGGAGTTGATTACCGTGCCGTAATAATTATATCCCACCAATCCGCCGACATTATCCTGACCGGTAATATCTACATTCTCCAATTTCACATTCTTGATATGGGAATCTTTAGCAAAACCAAACAAACCTACGTAACTCTCAGTACGCTTTATAGTAAGGTTGCTAATGGTCTTGCCGTTGCCGTCGAATGTACCGGTAAATGGGGCATATGGAGAATAACTGCCGATGGGCTCCCAACCCTCATCCGCATTATAAGGCGCAATACCCAGGTTTATATCTGCTGTCTGTATGAAATGCTTATCAAGATGATACCTTACATTGTTAAGTTGCTCGGCGGTTGCGACCCGATAGGGGTCTTCCACAGTGCCGCTGCCGCCATCAAAAATTATATATTCAAATGCGTATACCTCACTGCTAACTGTGCCATCCATCGCAAAAGCCTTAATGGTCATGTTAGATGCTACATTTATTAGATCGGTATACGGAGTGCTGCCAGTTGTCGGCTCAGTACCATCAGTCGTATAATAAACCGATGCTGCTACGGTTTCTGTTTTCAACTCAACATTTTGCTTTCCACCATAAGTTCCCGCTGGTGGGTTAGCGGTGGGAGCCTTTACTGCATAAGCCGTTGTGGAAGTAGTTAACAGAAATATGATAGCCAGCAGGAGGGTACAAAAACTCCTTTTTCCTTTCGAAAAGTGGGTAATACCATTGAATTTGTTATCAGTCATTCTCGCTTCCTCTCCTTTGTTTTTTACTTGGTTGAGAGTTTTACATAATGAAAAACCCAATCCCTGTCATTCTGAACATTAGTGAAGAATCTTCAGATCCTTCGGCTTTGCCTCAGGATGACAATTCTAAAATACCTAGTGTTTTTAAGAAAAAGTGCATTATGCAAAAATCTCATTTGTGTAATCAGGGGTAACTTCATTTAACTCACAAACATCCCAGCAAAACTACCTCCATCAGCTCGTTGACCGTCAGGCGCAGACGCCCACGGCCCCAAATGACATAATCGCCGTCGGTGGTGGCGGTTTTAAAGAATACTTCGTTGGCAAGCTCACCGTATTTCATGGTGTGCAGCTTGCCGGAGAGGTCTACTGTTACTGTACTGCCGCTCTCCATTTCCATAAAAAGCCGATAGTCCTTCATGGGCAGCACGGTTTTAATGTAATTCACACATACGCCTCCTTCTCCGTAGCAAATAGAAAAATCCCATCCTACAGATTAACTATAGAATGGGATTTTGTTTTGCGCATCGTCCGAATGGACGATCTTAATGGACGATCTTTGGAAAATATTTTATTTAAGTTTTCCGACAGAAGGGTGCGGCGGTCGATTTAAAGCTTTTGAAATATTCACCTAATAGCAAATTCAGCTTTTTTGCCTTTCTAACGGTCAGAACATTATTGTTGACCCCTACCCTTTGTTAAACATAAAAAACAGGGACTTCCCTATAGGGAAGTCCCTACTTAATCCTATTCCACAGTAAACTTCATTCTCGTCCTTATACCCAGGGTTTTATTTAAAGCTGATTGCAAGCCAGGTTCCAGTATCAAGTAGTAGCTTGCCCCGGCTAACCATTGGCCACCAGGGGGCTTAACCGATATCTGGCAGTTATTGCCGGATACCCCTGCAACGATTACCCCCTCAACTTTATTATCCCCGTTAATATCAGTAGCCACGTAAATATTGCCAAGATTCTGTTCACCTGGTAAAACTGGGTGGGAAAAAGTGATAATCCGTGGTTTAGTAGCATCTGTAATTGATATCTCCTGGAATTCCCGTACGAAGTTAGCCTGCAACTGGCGACTACTGTTACCCAGGTTAAAGCTGTAGACACTATCTCGACTAAGCATGCAGCCGTTTTCACTCCAGTTATCAAAAACATATCCACTTTGGGCCTGGGCTCTTACCGTGATTAAGCTACCACCGTAAAATGTCCCATCGCCACTCACGGTCCCTGCTTTGGCGTAATTACTGCTCAGGCTTACAGTATAACTGACAGGCTCAGGATTACTTATAGGGGTGTAAGTTACAAATTCAGTAAAGTGTTTGGTCCATACTGCCAGGTCAGAGTCAACATCAATTTTACCATCTCCATCAGCAGGAATCTCGCTATCCGCAACATCCTGGCGATCGGCAGAGAGGATACGGGTAATAGGGGTGAATACTCCATTTCTAATATAGCCCACCTGCTGTTGAGCCTGACCGGGAATAAGTATTCTTACCGCCTGGGAAAAGCTGATCTGCTCATCCTCCAAACCCAGTACAATAACCATATTAACCTGACTGGCACCATTTATATTAACACTGGGCTGACTGCTTATCGTAGGCAGCTTAAGAGTTCCATCCCAGTCATCCGGACTGCTGGCGATAGTTCCTTCAGGTATTTGTATTTCAACTGTACCCAGGGCAGTGGAACTGTTGATATTCACCTGAGGCATTGTGCTGCCTGGTGTAACCTCAATCGTAGCCTCGACTTCGGGGGGAATATTGATACTTACCGGTTCATCGTGCAAGACTATGGTTTCTTCTGCAGTGGCAGTTATGGTTGCCATCACTGTTACTGTACAGTTGGCACTAAAATCTCCCTCCACGGTCCTAACAGTAATGAAAGTAGTTCCCGGGCTTATACCGGTCACCAAACCCTCGCTGTCAACAGTTGCTATGCTGCTGTCATCGGAAGACCAGCTTATGTTCTGCTTGCTATTTTCCGGGATTAGAGTAGCTTTTAAAGTTTCGCTATTGCCTTCTGTAATCGTGGTGCTGGCTTTGTTCAGTTTTATTCCTTCTATCCTGGCAAGGACTTCCACCGTACAGCTGGCAGTTTTTCCCCCTTCTGAAGTAGTTGCCGTAATTATAGCTTGCCCCGGGGCTACCGGGGTTACCAGTCCGGTATAGTCAACCCTGGCTACTTCAGTATCGCTGGAATTCCAGTAGACATAGGGATTACTAGCGTAGGAGGGTTGCACCGTTGCTGCTAGTTTTTGAGCAGGGCCGTTTACTTCCAGGGTTAAACTACTTTTATCCAGGGTTACTCCGCTTACCGGGTACCACGGGGGTGGGGGAGAAGGCCTCGCGTTAACAGTTACACTGATACTGGTAGTCAGGGGTACGCTATTGGGATTTACTACCCCCGTCGGAAGAGTTACGGTTCCGCTTACGGTGAAGGTCTGCTCGGTAGTTACAGCCGGGTTATAGGAACAGGCGGCTACATCCCAGCTTACATCGGCCTCTGCATTTCCGCCATTGGTAACCAGGGTCACTTTGGCCGGCAGTCCCAGGGCTGCCGCTGTTTTGGTGGTGCCGTTGGCTATGCCGGTTATGGCAGAAGGAGAGGTTATGCTTATCAGAGTCTCAACAGGGGGATTATTTTTCAGGAAGGGATAACCGTTGTTCCTGCTACCCTCAATATTCCAAATATCTATGAAATCCCAACCTTCATAAGTTTCCTGCTGTTTCATTTGCGCTTCGGTTTTGCCTGTTCCACCGGCAGATGATTTCGTCCCTGATGTATCTGTGTCCCAATAACTATTAGTGACAGTACCTTGGTTATTTATCCCCACTAGTCCGCCGAAAATATTTCCTGTACCTGTTACAGCACCGGTAGTATAGGAGTTGGTAATTGCACCTATATTTATCCCCACCAGTCCACCGACATATTCGGTACCGGATATAGTACCAGAGGCGTAGGAGTTGGTGATCTCACCATCATTCCCACCCACCAGTCCGCCGACATCTTCGGTACCGGCTATAGTACCAGAGGCGTAGGAGTTGGCGATCTCACCATAATTCCATCCGACCAGTCCGCCGACATAATAATTAACACCGGTTACAGCACCGGTGGCGTAGGAGTTGGTAATCGTACCACTATTTTCCCCCACCAATCCGCCGACACCTTCAGAACCAGTTACATTTACATTTTCCAACTTTACATTTTTGATTTGGGCACCCTCAGCAAAACCAAACAAACCTACGTAATCCGTGGTACTCCGGTTAATAGTAAGGTTGCTAATGGTATTATATTTGCCGTCGAATGCACCGATAAATGGAGAGTCCCAATCACCGATGGGCTCCCAACCCAGACCAGTATTATAACTGCTCAGATCGATATCTGCTGTCTGTTTGAAATGCTTATCGAGAAGATATCTCACACTGTCAAGTTGTACGGCTGTTGCGACCTGATAGGGATCCTCCTCCGTTCCGCTGCCGCCGGCAAAAAGTATGGGCTCCACTTCAACAGTTACGGTTACGTCATTGGCCGGCATGTTGAAGGTGTAGCTTTTTCCCGCGGTTACTGTGGTTATTGTTACTGCTTCATTATATACATCGATAACAGTGATTGACTTAAACCGTTTGCCGGCTTCTATATTGGCTATGTTAACGGTTACGGTTAGACCTTCAGCTGCTTCGAGAGCCGGATTAGTTTTTACTGTCGCTGTCCCGCCTACTACATCAGCTACGGTTATAGTGGATTTCACGAAAGAACCAGGGGGATTATTTTTCAAAAAAGGATAATCGTCGTTCTTGCCATCCTTAATATTCCAAATATCTGCAAAATCCCAATCTACATAAGTTCCTTGCAGTTTCATATCCTCTGTGCTTTTACCTGCGACGCCTTCTCCGCCGGCAGAGAAAGCTGTCCCTGATATAGTAGTATCCCAATAACTTTTAGAGACCGTACCCTGGTCATTTATCCCCACCAAACCGCCGACATCGCTTGTACCCTTAACTGTGCCCGTAGCATAAGTGTAGGAAATTGTACTATCACCATTCCACCCCACCAGTCCACCGACATAGTTAGTACCTGTTACGGCACCGGTGGCGTAGGAGTTGGTGATCTCACCATATTTATTGTCTCCCACCAGTCCGCCGATATAGTGGGTACCTGTTACAGCACCAGTAGCGTAAGAGCAGGTGATCGTACCCCAATTTTCTCCCACCAGTCCGCCGACATGGTCGGTACCTGTTACAGCACCGGTAGCGTAGGAGTTGGTGATCTCACCACAATCATTGGATGCCACCAGTCCGCCGACATAGTTGGTACCTGTTACAGTAACGGTAGCGTAAGAGCGGGTGATCGTACCAAAATAATTTTCTCCCACCAGTCCGCCGACATGGTCGGTACCTGTTACAGCACCGGTAGCGTAGGAGTTGGTGATCTCACCATATTTATTGTCTCCCACCAGACTACCGACTTGATAATCACCAGTTACATTTACATTCTCCAACTTCACATTCTTGATATGGGAACCGTTGGTAAAACCAAACAAACCTACGTAACGCCCAGTACTCTTTATAGTAAGTTTGCTAATAATCTTGCCATTGCCATCGAATGTACCGGTAAATTGATACCACTCATTGCCGATAGGCTCCCAACCCGTATCCTCATTATAAGGTGCAATATTTAGGTTGATGTCTTCTGTCTGGATGAAATGCTTATCAAGATGATACCTTACATTGTTAAGTTGCTCGGCCGTTGCAACCTGATAGGGGTTATCCACGCTACCGTCACCGCCGGCAAAAAGTACATATTCAAATGTTGATATCGAGCTACTATCTGTACCATCCGTAGCAATAGCTTTAATGGTCATGTTGGATGGTATTTCTATCAGATTGGTATACAGAGTGCTGGAAGTTGTTGGATCAGCACCATCAGTCGTATAATAAACCGATGCTGCTACGGTTTCTGTTTTCAACTCAACATTTTGCTTTCCACCATAAGTTCCCGCTGGCGGGTCAGCGGTTGGAGCCTCTACTGGTAGTGCATAAGCAGCTATGGAAGTATTTAACAGAAATATCATGGCCAGCAGGACGGGATAAAAACTTCTTTTTCTTTTCAAAAAGCGGGTAATCCCATTGATTTTGTTACCAGTCATTCTCGCTTCCTCTCCTTTGTGTTTTACTTAATCGAGAGTTTTACATAATGAAAAAACCCAATCCCTGTCATTCTGAACATTAGTGAAGAATCTTCAGATCCTTCGGCTTTTGCCTCAGGATGACAATTCTAAAATACCTAGTGTTTTTAAGAAAAAGTGCATTATGCAAAAATCTCATTTGTGTAATCAGGGGTAACTTCACTGCAATTTAACTCACAAACATCCCAGCAAAACCACCTCCATCAGCTCGTTGACCGTCAGGCGCAGACGCCCGCGGCCCCAAATGACATAATCGCCGTCGGCGGTGGCGGTTTTAAAGAATACTTCGTTGGCAAGCTCGCCGTATTTCATGGTGTGCAGCTTGCCGGAGAGGTCTACTGTTACTGTACTGCCGCTCTCCATTTCCATAAAAAGCCGATAGTCCTTCATGGGCAGCACGGTTTTAATGTAATTCATACATACGCCTCCTTCTCCGCAACAAATAGAAAAATCCCATCCTATAGTTAACTATAGGATGGGATTTTGTTTTGCGCATCGTCCGAATGGACGATCTTAATGGACTATCTTATAAAAATATTTTACTTCAGTTTTTCCGCCAGGCGGGTGCGGCGGTCGATTTGAAGCTTTTGAAATATTGTTCGCATGTGTGAGCGCACTGTGCTTTCCGTTATCACCAACTTTTCCGCGATTTCGCTGTTACGCAGCCCCGTAGCTGCTAATTTAGCTACTTCATATTCCCTTTCTGTTAAGTCAGGAGGTAGCTCGCCTGAAAAAAGGGCTTCACGTAACGTGAACCAGCCTTGCGAGAAGCGCTTCCTGACGGTCTTAAACTTCTCCAAAAGGGCGGGATAATCACGCGCAATAACCTCATCAACCAGATCACCCAGCAGTTGTGAATACGAGGCAAAGGGAGACACCAACCCATCAGGAAGAGCTTTTCGGGCAGCATCTTCAACAAAAGCAGCGGCTTGGACACGGTTGCCCAACGCCATATGGCTGGTGGCCATAAGGAAACAAGCAAAGATATCCCCATAGGGGCTCAATAGCCCCTCTGCCGGTCGTACAGCCTGTGCCGTGCCTATAACTCGGGCAAATTCACCTTGATGCAGGAGAAAGACCAGGTGTACGAACAGCGCAATGTTGATTACAGCAGGGGACAGGCGACGATCCTCAAAATCGGCATTTTGCAGCCAATCAGCGATACTCATATGATTCTGAAACTCGTTTAGAAGAACGCCTCGAATAATATCTATAACAGACCTAATGACGAAAGTATCCTGCCGGTCGAAGGAGGCGGCATGTTCCATTGAGGCGATAGCACGCTCCCAGCCGACTGTATCTGCTTTGTGCAACGCAACATGGGCCAGCAATATGGCGGCGCCTAATAGAACCACACTTTGCTGCTTGCTTTCGGCAAGAAACGCCGCCTTGTAGGCAAGTATCTCCGCGTCGTTCAAGTTTCCCCGTTGATAGGCCAGTTCCGCGCGAAATAGCGCATCTGCACCGCTGCCATGACCATTGGTAAGACGCGAATAGATGGTGATGTACTCCTCCAGCACATCGGCCTGGCGATCAGCCTCACCAGGTTTAGTGTAGAACTCAGTTAATGGGGAATAATTGCCAAAACACCAGAGCGTAGTAGGAAGAATTACCTGGGAGTATTGGCTTTTAAAAAGTGGGGCAGCCTGTCTGACTATGACAGTCATCTCAGCCAGATTAGGGAAATTCCTATATGAGGACAACAGCAGCCATTCCCTCAATAAATCAGAATTGTCCAGCAGTTCTGGCATAGTATGCAGCTCATCCATCAATATCTCAAACTGCTCATTCATCCCGGCCATAAATAAGATCCAGGCAATGCGGAGCATATTAAGGATATATTTCTTTTTGATTTCTGCTGGGCAATTTTGGGCAATATCAAGAGCTAACTCGGTAAAGGGTACAGCGTTAATAATCTCCAAATTCATTTCGGAAAGGTCAAGCGAGAGCATCCGCTCATAATCACGGATTTGCATGTAAAAGCCCAGAGCCCTAGCGGTTTGCCCTTCATCCCGGCAAAAATCCCCCGCCTGCAACAGGCATTGCCGTTCAAACGCAGGCCCACGCTCCCCGCGCTTTTGAATAAACAGCTCGGTCAGAATGCTATGCACTTCGTATTGCCGCTCGGTTGGATCGTAGTGGATAAAGGGACTCGCGAAGGCCTCCAAAGCGTATTCCGGCAGTGTATCACAGCCGATGAGGGAACATGACTGCTGTACGCTGACCATCTCAAACGGTGATAAATACAATAGAAAGTTTTGCTGTTCTTCGGTCAACTTATCCCATACTAAATGCTCCATAAGAGCCAAAATACCGGGTGTATCGGAGAATGTACCTGTTTCCAGAAAAGTAGAGAGCTGTAAATATACTGCGATAATCCAGCCTTCGGTGTAGCGCTCGACCTCTTGTGCGTCCTCCAGGGTAATTTTTACATTAGCGAGGGCGTAATAACGGCAGATATCTCTTGTGTTCAACCGCATATCACTAACCGTAATATGCAAAAGCCCATGACCTGCAACAATAGAAAGGGTATCTCGTTTGAGCATTTGGGTCACGATAATGACATGCAGGCCCTGGCCACCATGTTCGAGGAGCGCAAGAAAAAAGGCTGGGGGCAGGGCGTCCTGCAAAAAATGAAAGTTATCAATCACCAGATAGGTTTCATGTTTGCACTGGACTAAGCGCAGGGCTTCACTTGCTTCGCCAATGGTGCCGGCGTTGGGTAGTCCAATTTTAACGAGTCGCTCACCCGCATATCTGTCAATCTTCTCAATCTCGCGGCAGAGTCGCCGAAAAGCCGCGGAGGGCTTTTCATCCATAGCAGTGAACCAATAGATGGGCGTGCCCTGGGAGAGGGAGTTTTGTAGAAAGTCTCGTATTGCGGTGGTT
It encodes the following:
- a CDS encoding GLUG motif-containing protein, whose translation is MTGNKINGITRFLKRKRSFYPVLLAMIFLLNTSIAAYALPVEAPTADPPAGTYGGKQNVELKTETVAASVYYTTDGADPTTSSTLYTNLIEIPSNMTIKAIATDGTDSSSISTFEYVLFAGGDGSVDNPYQVATAEQLNNVRYHLDKHFIQTEDINLNIAPYNEDTGWEPIGNEWYQFTGTFDGNGKIISKLTIKSTGRYVGLFGFTNGSHIKNVKLENVNVTGDYQVGSLVGDNKYGEITNSYATGAVTGTDHVGGLVGENYFGTITRSYATVTVTGTNYVGGLVASNDCGEITNSYATGAVTGTDHVGGLVGENWGTITCSYATGAVTGTHYIGGLVGDNKYGEITNSYATGAVTGTNYVGGLVGWNGDSTISYTYATGTVKGTSDVGGLVGINDQGTVSKSYWDTTISGTAFSAGGEGVAGKSTEDMKLQGTYVDWDFADIWNIKDGKNDDYPFLKNNPPGSFVKSTITVADVVGGTATVKTNPALEAAEGLTVTVNIANIEAGKRFKSITVIDVYNEAVTITTVTAGKSYTFNMPANDVTVTVEVEPILFAGGSGTEEDPYQVATAVQLDSVRYLLDKHFKQTADIDLSSYNTGLGWEPIGDWDSPFIGAFDGKYNTISNLTINRSTTDYVGLFGFAEGAQIKNVKLENVNVTGSEGVGGLVGENSGTITNSYATGAVTGVNYYVGGLVGWNYGEIANSYASGTIAGTEDVGGLVGGNDGEITNSYASGTISGTEYVGGLVGINIGAITNSYTTGAVTGTGNIFGGLVGINNQGTVTNSYWDTDTSGTKSSAGGTGKTEAQMKQQETYEGWDFIDIWNIEGSRNNGYPFLKNNPPVETLISITSPSAITGIANGTTKTAAALGLPAKVTLVTNGGNAEADVSWDVAACSYNPAVTTEQTFTVSGTVTLPTGVVNPNSVPLTTSISVTVNARPSPPPPWYPVSGVTLDKSSLTLEVNGPAQKLAATVQPSYASNPYVYWNSSDTEVARVDYTGLVTPVAPGQAIITATTSEGGKTASCTVEVLARIEGIKLNKASTTITEGNSETLKATLIPENSKQNISWSSDDSSIATVDSEGLVTGISPGTTFITVRTVEGDFSANCTVTVMATITATAEETIVLHDEPVSINIPPEVEATIEVTPGSTMPQVNINSSTALGTVEIQIPEGTIASSPDDWDGTLKLPTISSQPSVNINGASQVNMVIVLGLEDEQISFSQAVRILIPGQAQQQVGYIRNGVFTPITRILSADRQDVADSEIPADGDGKIDVDSDLAVWTKHFTEFVTYTPISNPEPVSYTVSLSSNYAKAGTVSGDGTFYGGSLITVRAQAQSGYVFDNWSENGCMLSRDSVYSFNLGNSSRQLQANFVREFQEISITDATKPRIITFSHPVLPGEQNLGNIYVATDINGDNKVEGVIVAGVSGNNCQISVKPPGGQWLAGASYYLILEPGLQSALNKTLGIRTRMKFTVE
- a CDS encoding DUF2442 domain-containing protein; this translates as MNYIKTVLPMKDYRLFMEMESGSTVTVDLSGKLHTMKYGELANEVFFKTATADGDYVIWGRGRLRLTVNELMEVVLLGCL
- a CDS encoding LuxR C-terminal-related transcriptional regulator, producing the protein MGTGKSNSNELHYYSDRLKRKLEQIHLVPVTIVEAPSGYGKTTAIRDFLQNSLSQGTPIYWFTAMDEKPSAAFRRLCREIEKIDRYAGERLVKIGLPNAGTIGEASEALRLVQCKHETYLVIDNFHFLQDALPPAFFLALLEHGGQGLHVIIVTQMLKRDTLSIVAGHGLLHITVSDMRLNTRDICRYYALANVKITLEDAQEVERYTEGWIIAVYLQLSTFLETGTFSDTPGILALMEHLVWDKLTEEQQNFLLYLSPFEMVSVQQSCSLIGCDTLPEYALEAFASPFIHYDPTERQYEVHSILTELFIQKRGERGPAFERQCLLQAGDFCRDEGQTARALGFYMQIRDYERMLSLDLSEMNLEIINAVPFTELALDIAQNCPAEIKKKYILNMLRIAWILFMAGMNEQFEILMDELHTMPELLDNSDLLREWLLLSSYRNFPNLAEMTVIVRQAAPLFKSQYSQVILPTTLWCFGNYSPLTEFYTKPGEADRQADVLEEYITIYSRLTNGHGSGADALFRAELAYQRGNLNDAEILAYKAAFLAESKQQSVVLLGAAILLAHVALHKADTVGWERAIASMEHAASFDRQDTFVIRSVIDIIRGVLLNEFQNHMSIADWLQNADFEDRRLSPAVINIALFVHLVFLLHQGEFARVIGTAQAVRPAEGLLSPYGDIFACFLMATSHMALGNRVQAAAFVEDAARKALPDGLVSPFASYSQLLGDLVDEVIARDYPALLEKFKTVRKRFSQGWFTLREALFSGELPPDLTEREYEVAKLAATGLRNSEIAEKLVITESTVRSHMRTIFQKLQIDRRTRLAEKLK